The stretch of DNA CACCAGCTTTTACAGAAGAGAAATTCCTTCCTCATATCACTGtttaacacacacacatattttctGACATGCTTCAGCACTGCCTGTCGAATGATTCAGATGCTTTTCAGGCTGGAATCTCTTCACTCTTGCTGCCTGAAAGCTCTATGGTCTggcacattttctttttttgctgctctgtcAGCTTATGCTGTCTGCACATTCTACCTGTGTTTTGTTCCCAAGTACTCAGTTAATAGAACTGCACATGTTAGTTGGAATGCCTTACACTCACTTCAGGTGCCACAGCTGTCAGGTGGGATGAGGTTTTGGAGAACATAAATGTTAGAGTTTGGGGCAGCAAACATTCCTTCTGAAAATCAACAGAAGATGCAGCCTCAAGCCCTGGaactgctctggctgcaggtcAGACAGTTTCAGCTGCCAGGATGACTCAGTGCAGCACTCCTGTCCTCCTGTTtgccctgtcccagtgctcccattTACATGGTGTCACAGGGCCACCAGCAGGAGAGACACCTCAGCCCCCTGGAGCAACAGCAGCCaccagggaagtggtagagCAGCCAGACTGGGGCAGATTGGGCTACGAGGCAAAAATGTCAGggtgagctgtccctgcagggcacagggaccctCCCACCACCAACACTCTTCCCGTGTGGGTGCAGGCGaggagctggctgtgccagggctgcaatTCCTGACGCTGCTCAGCCTGCGGATCTGGGAAATGGGGCGACCAGCTGAGCTGGGGGTCAGTCACACCGGGGAGCAGGCAAGCTGTGGCCAGCCGGGCCGCGGGGCAGGCGGGCCGTGCTCAGTGGGGCTCTGGGGCGAGCAGCCGCGGTCAGTCCGCAGGGCTGCCCGCCCACGGAGCCGTCGGGGCTCCCGGGCCCGGCTCCCAGCCCGGGGCCGGCGTCACTCGTGGGCCACGCGCTCCAGCGCCACGTAGAAGCTGTCCTTGTCGTCGAGGCAGTGCCAGCCGATGGGCCCCGCCTCGCAGTCGGCGCACACCAGGAACTTGACGTTGCCCACGTCGCGGGTGAATCCCACGTTCTCGAAGGAGAACATGTCGCGCACCAGCCAGTGCTCCCGCAGCACgtccccgccgcctcccgccgccgccgccgccgccttcTTCCTCATGgcgggcaggaggagctgcggAGACACGGGGCCGTCACCGCCGGGCCGGCACCGCCCGCCCCTCCCCCGAACCCCCCGGTACCTCACGGCGGGCGAAGGTGGCGGCGCCGGGCAGCAGCACCCGGGAGCCGCAGCGCTGGCACAGCACGGCCCGCAGGTTGCGGCCCTGCGCGCACACGAGCCCGGCCGAGCCCGGCGCGGCCGCAGGAGGAGCGGGGGGAGAGGCCGGAGGCGCCGCCGGCTCCATCTCCGCGCAGGGCGCCGCCATGGCGAGGGGCGGGGCCGGTGGCGTGACGTCACCAGAGCGGCGAGTGACGTCACTGTTGTAACCCCGCCCTGCGGTGGtggccccgccccgctccccaTCCCCGGGAGGGTCCGGGAGCTCCGGGCTGGGAATCCTGGCCTAGGGATCCTGCACTGGGATCCTGCACCGGGATACTGCACCGGGATCCTGCACAGGAATCCCTCACCGGGATCCTGCACAGGAATCCTGGCCTAGGGATCCTGCACAGGAATCCTGCACAGGAATCCTGGCCTAGGGATCCTGCACCGGGATCCTGCACAGGAATCCTGGCCTAGGGATCCTGCACAGGAATCCTGGCCTAGGGATCCTGCACCGGGATCCTGCACAGGAATCCCGCACAGGAATCCTGCACAGGAACCCTGCACTGGGATCCTGCACAGGAATCCTGCACAGGAATCCTGGCCTAGGGATCCTGCACCGGGATCCTGCACAGGAATCCCGCACAGGAATCCTGCACAGGAACCCTGCACTGGGATCCTGCACAGGAATCCTGCACCGGGATCCTGCACAGGAACCCTGCACTGGGGATTCTGCCCTGGGGATCCCATCCTGGGGATCCCGTCCTGGGAATCCTCTCCCAGGAGTCCTGccctgggatcctgccctgggAGTGGGCTGAGACCCCAGCGCgggctgaggccctggcacgggctgcccctggatccctggcagtgcccaaggccaggcttggagcagcctgggatggtggaaggtgtccctgcccatggcaggggggatGGGAAGAgttttaaggtccttcccacccaaaccagtctgggattttCTGGTCCCCCAGGGATCCTGGACTGGCGGGAGttggcagtgctgtgtctgTCACGGCCTGCCCGCAGGGACCATGAGGGACAGTCACTTCCTAGGCGTGGGAGTCTGGAGATGACTGAATCCGTGGCTGGAGAAGGAGCTCAGTTGATGCTGGACAAAGGGAAATTGTCTCCCTTTAAAAGTCTCCACCaatggagatattccagaaccatCTGGAAGCAatcctgtgccaggcagggaggtgggacCAGACGagccactgtggtcccttcccagctgtcccaccctgggattctgtgaagcTGCAGCTCATCTTTGCATGTGGTGGCTGCATCGGCATTTGGGAGAGCCCGGGCTGCTCTCGTGGCTGCTTGGCACACAGAGAACCCCCTTGAAGGGGAGGACAGAGGGCCCTGAAAGGGCCAAGGGGCTGACACTGGCAGCAGCGTGTGTTCctggagaggaaagcagagatcAGCCTGACCCCACAGAGCCTggccagagcaggaggcagtgccagggctcacAGGCAGCGCTGCTGGGGGCAAGGTCCTGGGGCCCAGGAgactctgctgctcctcactgaGCACCTTTGAGCCActctggctctgtgctgccctgggatgCTGCTAATGCTCCTCTGTTAGTGTTGAAAAGATTGAAAGAGGCCTTTTGACTGAGCCACTGCTTCTTTAGAAGGTAGGCCAGATCCCAGAAAAGTCCAGATTTGGTGTAAATATGCCCCATCCTCCTGCTGTCTCACTCCTGACTGCCTGCTGCCAAGAGCCCTCAGGAGAAGCCAGAAATGGGAACTGATATTTGAGGTAAATATTCACTAAATATTAAGTGATATTCACTAAACAAAGGTGAGGGTTTCAGCAGCAATGAAATGTCcccctgttcttttaaaagttttaaagttcttctaaaagttttctatgccttctgatgtttacatctTTCTACTAGAGTTTTTCACgcatgttcatgtaaataatgattgttttacattattctttgtaaaaagagaaaattaataaattgttAGTTTAACCAGTGTAGTTAGAAAAGTaacaatttcatcctccaatccactaccacttttaaaattctatatattacaaagtcagaaataaagttCCCTCCTTTTactctcttttccctcttttacatCTAATGTGAATGTGTTGGTTATTTGGTGTTGTAGTATGAAATCTGCTGAATGCAGCTGCTCCCCTcaggctccagccctgggcgATGCTGACACGAGCTGGGGTGTGAGTGTAGCTGAGAGACATCAGCCCACTCCCCTGGTCCTGTGCAGGTGTTCCTAAGGCAGGGGCAGAGTTTGGGGCATTTGAGCTCCTGAGCCCTGTCTGGGCGTGTGTGGGGAGCCAGAGCAGGGCTcgagaggggagcagagcacgAGGAGGTGAggagctcagcagtgcccactgagcagccctggggctgccctgagcCAGGCACAAACCAGCCACGGGAAGGGGACAGGGTCCAGTCCTGTCCCACAGCCACCTGTCTGGGGGCTCAGGGAAGTCACAGAACTCCCATGCCTGGAGATGCTCTGGACTCAAAAGACCCTGATCCAAACTGGATCCGGGTTACAGCCCACCAGATTGCCCTTCCCAAGTACAATTATCCTTGGATTCTATGAGTTCTTTCCTGCTCAGGTAGGTGTCAACACCACTTTGAGAAAAACACCCCAGAACATTCCTGGGAGTTGaaagccatccctgccctgggagctgacTCGGGCTGACCCAGAGGCACCTGAGCAGAGACAGTCCACTCCAGTGTCACTTCTCTCTCTCCAGAGCTTCAGAGCCTCCCCATGGGTCACTCCTGCTCCAgactgtgacattcacattctctagacagagagacataattctgtctctcaggagaggcacagagagaagagaaaacaatctttgtctctgctcctttgttttccccatgtggaatgtggtgtggagattgttcacctgcagggattgctgggttggattctggtgaaggttgtttggggtcagtgaccagtgggatccagctgtggcttgggctctcagcagagtcacgagtttgagttaggtaagtaagaagtaagtgTGTAGAATACTacagtatctctttaaatagtatattaatgtaatattgtatagttttaataaagctatccttcagccttctgatctggagccagacctcatcatttcttccctgagccGGGGTTCGCCGCATTTTTTACAATAGCAGACCAGCCAGgaaagctctgctcctgcccacgCATCTGCTTTGCAGGAGGGTCAGTGGGGGAGGCCTTTCCCTCCCAGCCTGTAGCAGAATGTGCAGTGACACATTTGTAAGGTTCTGCCTGGTTGTACCACGTGTGCACATCCTCATTTTGGGGGTAACACAGGCTGTGAGGGGTGATGTGGTGTTATATTTTAGCCAAATGGTATGCTCTGTCTCACCCCTTGAAAATGTACAGTTTATTCCAAGCCTGTGATCCCCCCTTGAAGTATCATGTGTCTGTAATCCCATTGGCCCAATCTTATTCCGTGCCCACTTTGAATCTCCCTGTTAAGTGTGCCGGGGGGACGGGGCTCTCTCTCTGAGCTGGCTCTCATGGCCGGTGCTCTCTCggcccctctctccccctcccctttccccctcactCCCTCTTTCCCCCTGTCCCTCAGAAACCATGCTGCTCCCGGGGGTAGGACCCCAATTAACCCTCATCTAATGAGCACCCTCAGAAGCCgtgtggagtctccttgcctgcctgctgctaccaGCCAACTCACAGCTTGGGGGgcctcctggggacaccccggaGGGTTCCCCCAAACGCGCCGCAACAGGGCGAGATCCCAGCCAGATGGAGGGGGAAGGTGAatcctctgcctgccctggggaggCTGGTGCAGGATGCAAATCCCCGCTGTCAGTGCTACATCTGCTCTCACCTCGTCACATTAACGTGAGATGGGCACTTCTGACGAGGGCCCCAGCCCATAACCCCTGAGTGGCACAACACCAGCTGATGTCTCCAGCTTGTGGcccgagctgctgctgggctaGGCTGGTTGGTCAGGGCTGGTGGCTGGAGTGGTGTCTCATTGTTACAGTCCTTGTGAACAGTTCAAGAGGTAAATAAAAACCCACTAATAGGGTCTTTGGTCAATTCTTAAGTCTTCGATGGGAGCTTTCTCTGTTGAAAACTCACCCTTAATTCTGCCTTTTAGCATTTTCTGCTGGATTATTCATGAAGCAAAGCTTCACTCTTGCTGGCCAGGGAGAATCCATACCTGCTTCCTCCCAGGCAGAACATTTTGTccctttgttttgctttctgcaggaGCCTAGACATTTTCTCATCTCCAGCACCAACACGGAGCATTTTGCAGATTTATATAATGCATTACctccctgaaaaaaaacagttccTCTTCAAACCCTTCAGTGCATCCTGCCGTGGAAAGGCAGGGATGGGTCTGCTGGCCACTCTCACAGGGTCACATCCTGCTGTGacccagttctgctgctgctgcttcaatCTACCCAACTGCTGAGTTTCTGCCCAACCACACACTGGACACTTTTGGAGCTGAATCCTCCTGAGCCctctgcaggagagcagggctcgtcagggaagggagaagagctACTGACAGCTCCAGGGTCAGTATCAGAGCCTGGGAACTCTCCCCGCACTGCCTGCACCCTGCAGGTGTCAGAGGGGCACAGGTAGGACAGATCCATGGATGGGACCAGTGAGTGCTTCCTGGTGAGTGCTGCACTCCCCAGACAGGGCCTGTTCCCTTCTTTGCTTCCCCACTTCTTGTTGGCTAAAGAATGATGGAGCAGTTTGGGGACAGGTGTCAGGAGAGGCTCCTGAACATCTGGAGTGAGTGGCGAGCTGTTTATGGGGGGACTGGGTAGTAGGTGGAGGATCTGGAGCCATCAGAG from Vidua chalybeata isolate OUT-0048 chromosome 24, bVidCha1 merged haplotype, whole genome shotgun sequence encodes:
- the RABIF gene encoding guanine nucleotide exchange factor MSS4, whose amino-acid sequence is MAAPCAEMEPAAPPASPPAPPAAAPGSAGLVCAQGRNLRAVLCQRCGSRVLLPGAATFARRELLLPAMRKKAAAAAAGGGGDVLREHWLVRDMFSFENVGFTRDVGNVKFLVCADCEAGPIGWHCLDDKDSFYVALERVAHE